From Montipora foliosa isolate CH-2021 unplaced genomic scaffold, ASM3666993v2 scaffold_436, whole genome shotgun sequence, one genomic window encodes:
- the LOC137988945 gene encoding uncharacterized protein, whose product MPSDNYIKATEILKERFGQKQVLINAHMESLINGPSPTNNATNLREFYDTFESNIRGLEALDVKADSYGNLLIPILLKKIPEELTHLISRANPSTDKCLTELRMELGKEIEMRERSHTADTSERALSEDEVLVPTTGTFLTTRDQGACKVNYQTKGKNCLYCNGSHRSEKCDKPKTVEERLAFLQQHKRCFNCAGFKHSSNRFKSKGRCLKCKRKHHTSICKDGEQHTTELKLDKSTEEGAHKPVHSGTTYAVLAKDHILVQSAIVKLKGNTAQLTVRAMFNTGSQRTFITKNLKEKLKLKSTRKENINLTTFGSSNSVKKLLDVVTIHVLTDKQQIQLNALVTQTICPQFPVTLHHSKNDLNIDILICNDNFAKLITGNMKKSEDDCLIATESKMGWLISGPISKEFESDHTNAVLSLEIHQDEGEKLDEILTKFWEISSVPKTNKNNGNAVHAKLHKSIQFNKDSGRYTKTLTWRDTAEDLPSNFALSKKRLVNLQCSLNKRDPELISKYDEQLQSQVKQGFIEVVNDPSIHSGKLHYIPHFPVFKADSSTTKMRIVYDASAKKSPTALSLNDCLYTGPNLMQELLSELTR is encoded by the coding sequence ATGCCATCTGACAATTACATTAAAGCAACAGAAATTCTAAAAGAACGTTTTGGGCAAAAGCAAGTTCTAATAAATGCACACATGGAATCGCTTATAAACGGCCCTTCACCAACGAATAACGCAACCAACCTAAGAGAATTTTATGATACATTTGAATCCAATATACGTGGTCTAGAAGCACTAGATGTAAAGGCAGACTCCTACGGAAACCTTCTAATTCCAATTCTATTGAAGAAAATACCGGAAGAATTAACGCACCTCATCTCCAGAGCTAACCCATCCACGGACAAATGTCTGACTGAACTAAGAATGGAACTAGGGAAGGAAATAGAAATGCGCGAAAGAAGTCATACAGCAGACACAAGCGAAAGAGCTCTATCAGAGGACGAGGTTCTAGTCCCAACAACAGGCACCTTTCTTACCACCAGGGACCAAGGCGCTTGCAAAGTCAACTaccaaaccaaaggaaaaaactGCTTATATTGCAACGGCTCACACAGATCTGAAAAATGCGACAAACCAAAAACCGTTGAGGAAAGGCTTGCATTCTTGCAACAACATAAAAGGTGCTTCAATTGCGCCGGTTTCAAGCATTCATCAAACCGATTTAAATCAAAAGGGAGGTGtctaaaatgcaaaagaaagcaTCACACTTCAATATGTAAAGATGGTGAACAACACACGACCGAattgaaactcgacaagtcaACAGAAGAAGGTGCCCACAAACCAGTTCACTCAGGCACAACCTATGCAGTCCTGGCCAAGGACCACATTCTGGTGCAGTCAGCAATTGTTAAATTAAAAGGAAATACTGCACAGCTCACAGTTCGAGCCATGTTCAATACAGGATCACAAAGAACATTTATAACCAAAAATCTAAAAGAGAAACTCAAGTTGAAATCGACACGAAAGGAAAACATAAATCTCACAACATTCGGTTCCTCTAACAGCGTCAAAAAATTGCTAGATGTTGTCACAATACACGTTCTGACAGATAAACAACAGATACAGCTCAATGCACTAGTAACACAAACTATCTGTCCCCAATTCCCCGTCACATTACATCATTCCAAGAATGATCTAAACATCGATATTCTCATCTGCAACGACAACTTCGCAAAATTAATCACAggaaacatgaaaaaatctGAGGATGACTGTTTGATCGCCACAGAAAGCAAAATGGGATGGCTAATATCCGGCCCTATCTCAAAAGAATTTGAAAGCGATCATACAAACGCAGTGCTATCGCTCGAAATACACCAAGATGAAGGAGAAAAATTAGACGAGATTTTAACTAAATTCTGGGAGATAAGCTCTGTTCCCAAAACCAATAAAAATAACGGTAACGCCGTCCACGCAAAGCTTCACAAATCTATACAATTTAACAAGGACTCTGGCAGGTATACAAAAACGCTCACATGGCGGGACACTGCAGAGGATCTACCGTCCAactttgcactctcaaagaagaGATTGGTTAACCTTCAATGCAGTCTAAACAAACGAGATCCAGAACTAATCAGCAAATATGATGAGCAACTGCAAAGCCAAGTGAAACAAGGATTTATCGAAGTCGTAAACGACCCATCAATACACTCAGGAAAATTGCACTATATACCACATTTCCCCGTATTCAAGGCAGATAGCTCGACCACAAAAATGCGTATAGTCTATGATGCGTCCGCGAAGAAGTCACCCACAGCATTAAGTCTCAATGATTGCCTATATACAGGCCCCAATCTAATGCAGGAACTACTTTCTGAATTAACCAGATAG